One genomic window of Salvia miltiorrhiza cultivar Shanhuang (shh) chromosome 4, IMPLAD_Smil_shh, whole genome shotgun sequence includes the following:
- the LOC131022901 gene encoding uncharacterized protein LOC131022901, whose product MECFDDNSSSSSDEVAQAIINEIQEQEQLLAEMYYQPAPKRVVHHRQYVHRDREAVHLCLMQDYFNDNPTHGLTFFRRCFRMQKELFLRIIETIQGEDTYFQISHDAQGRDSLTPLQKYTAAFSQLATDVNADTFNEYLKVADTTGRLYLKRFCKAVIRAFRAEYLRRPTQADIQRLLQMHEARHGFFGMLGSLDWEPTLILEAVAFHDLWIWHAFFDVAGSNNGINFLNQLPLFSDVLDGTAAPVVFEANRRYYQMGYYLCDGIYPEWRCFVKSQPMATNLKDARFKKDVERAFGVLQARWGIIQSPARGWYVDNLKEIMMCCIILHNMIVEKEGEIAAHWTDDDAGHGASNSDSSESARATPVCFEEYVQINAIFRDRQIHAQLQRDLIEHVWYVSDL is encoded by the exons atggaATGTTTCGATGATAATTCGTCGTCTTCCTCCGACGAGGTAGCGCAGGCGATCATCAATGAGATCCAGGAGCAGGAACAATTGCTTGCTGAAATGTACTACCAACCGGCGCCGAAACGTGTTGTTCATCACCGAcaatacgtccaccgtgatcgtgaggcTGTCCATTTatgtcttatgcaagactacttcaacgacaatccgacgcACGGGCTTACATTTTTCCGACGTTGTTTTCGGATGCAGAAGgagttgttcttgcgcatcATCGAGACtattcaaggtgaagatacttatTTCCAGATAAGCCATGATGCACAAGGTCGGGACTCTCTCACGCCTTTGCAGAAATACACGGCGGCTTTCAGCCAATTAGCCACCGACGTCAATGCGGATACTTTCAACGAGTATCTCAAGGTCGCCGACACGACGGGGCGTCTATACCTCAAGAGATTCTGCAAGGCAGTCATCCGGGCTTTCAGAGCCGAGTATCTTCGACGTCCTACGCAGGCGGACATCCAACGCCTTCTtcagatgcacgaggcgcgacacggATTTTtcgggatgctcgggagtcttgatt gggagcccaccttgatcttggaggctGTTGCATTCCATgatctgtggatttggcatgccttcttcgatgtcgctggttcgaacaacggCATCAATTTTCTGAACCAGTTGCCTCTCTTCTCtgacgtgttggatggaacggcGGCACCGGTGGTCTTTGAGGCTAACCGGCGCTACTATCAGATGGGCTACTATTTGTGcgacggcatatatccggagtggcgaTGCTTCGTCAAGAGTCAACCGATGGCGACCAATCTAAAGGATGCGAGGTTCAagaaggatgtcgaacgtgcctttggagtgcTTCAAGCTCGATGGGGAATCATTCAAAGTCCGGCGCGGGGTTGGTACGTCGACAATCTCAAGGAAATCatgatgtgttgcatcattctccacaacatgattgttgAGAAAGAAGGTGAAATAGCTGCCCATTGGACAGATGACGACGCAGGACACGGGGCGTCTAACAGTGACTCGTCTGAGAGTGCTCGAGCAACACCGGTTTGCTTCGAGGAATACGTacaaataaatgcaatttttcgAGATAGACAGATACATGCTCAGCTTCAACGTGATTTGATCGAGCACGTTTGGTACGTTTCAGACCTCTAG